A region of Bicyclus anynana chromosome 17, ilBicAnyn1.1, whole genome shotgun sequence DNA encodes the following proteins:
- the LOC112056323 gene encoding cuticle protein 18.6-like, giving the protein MVAKFIVVLTLAVAASAVPLVPIGNVAYAEPEAPAHYEFSYSVHDEHTGDIKQQQESRAGDEVHGSYSLVQPDGVHRIVEYTSNKDEGFNAVVRYEGQPIAAPAPVKLAAPVAKLAYAAPVAKLAYSAPVAKVAYSAPIAYHAPVARVAYSSPISYASPIAKFVIVLALAAAASAGLVPVAKVAYAEPEAPAHYEFQYSVQDGHTGDVKQQQEARAGDAVHGSYSLVQPDGVQRIVDYTADALHGFNAAVRYEGHPVAAPAPAKLAYAAPVARVAYAAPVSYAAPVARVAYSAPVAYAAPVAKVAYAAPLAQVSYSSPVVSYHH; this is encoded by the exons ATGGTAGCCAAG TTCATCGTTGTCCTCACCCTGGCTGTCGCAGCTTCAGCCGTGCCTTTAGTACCAATCGGCAATGTAGCCTACGCCGAACCCGAAGCGCCAGCCCACTACGAGTTCTCATATTCAGTGCACGACGAACACACCGGCGACATCAAACAGCAACAAGAATCCCGCGCTGGTGACGAAGTTCACGGATCCTACTCCTTAGTCCAACCCGACGGTGTCCACCGCATCGTTGAATACACGTCGAACAAGGATGAAGGATTCAACGCTGTTGTGCGGTACGAGGGACAGCCAATCGCCGCCCCCGCTCCCGTTAAGCTCGCCGCTCCCGTTGCCAAGTTAGCGTACGCTGCTCCCGTTGCTAAGTTGGCGTATTCCGCTCCCGTTGCCAAGGTCGCCTACTCCGCACCCATTGCCTACCACGCACCTGTCGCTAGAGTCGCCTACTCCTCTCCAATCTCTTACGCCTCTCCTATCGCCAAG TTCGTCATCGTCCTCGCTCTGGCTGCGGCCGCCTCCGCCGGGCTCGTCCCCGTCGCCAAGGTGGCGTACGCGGAACCGGAAGCGCCCGCGCACTACGAGTTCCAGTACTCGGTGCAGGACGGCCACACCGGTGACGTGAAGCAGCAGCAGGAGGCGCGCGCCGGAGACGCCGTGCACGGCTCCTACTCGCTGGTGCAGCCGGACGGCGTGCAGCGCATCGTGGACTACACCGCCGACGCGCTGCACGGGTTCAACGCCGCCGTGCGCTACGAGGGACACCCCGTCGCCGCGCCCGCCCCAGCCAAGCTCGCCTACGCCGCGCCCGTCGCCAGAGTAGCCTACGCCGCGCCCGTCTCCTACGCCGCTCCCGTCGCCAGAGTAGCGTACTCCGCTCCCGTCGCCTACGCCGCTCCCGTCGCCAAAGTGGCTTACGCCGCTCCCCTCGCCCAAGTATCCTACTCCTCTCCCGTCGTCTCCTACCACCACTAG